ATAAAAATATCTTCAATTTCTCGTTGAACGATAGAAACCGGATGATATCCCGCCGAAACTAAGCCTAAATCTTTTTTACTGTCGGTCAGAGTTATATCAATCCAATCCTTCGTCAAATTTTCGTTAATTTCATCGGTTTCAATTTTCGCTAATTTTTCATCAATTTTTACGCTCATTTCGGTTTTGATTTCATTCGATTTTGCGCCGACGCTCTTTTTTATTTCTATTGAAGCGTCTTTCATTTTGCTTAAAACGTCGTTCATCTTTCCCGTTTTGCCTATATATTGAGATTTCACGTTCAAAACTGCGTTTTTATCTGCGGCGCAAGCCAAATCCGCGTCAAATTCTTTTTTCAAAATTTCAAGTTTTTCAAGCATAGTTTTCCTCGTTTTTTGGGAATTCCAATAAAAACAATACCGCTAAAACAATTTTTAGTTTCTATTCAGCGCATTCAAATCTTTGTATGCGACTTGCAAACGTTCAACAATTTCTTCCTCCATTTTACGAAGCCAAACACGCGGGTCGTAATACTTTTTGTTCGGCTTATCCTCGCCTTCGGGATTACCTAGTTGCCCTTGCAAATAACTTTCGTTTGCTTTGTAAAAATTCAAAATGCCTTCCCATGCCGCCCACTGAGTGTCTGTATCAATATTCATTTTAATAACGCCGTAATTCAAACTTTCCGCAATTTTTTCCGGTTCGCTTCCGCTTCCGCCGTGAAAAACGAAATTAACTGGGTTGCTTCCCGCCGCAAATCCTAATTTCTTTTCAATAAATTTCTGAGACTGGTCTAAGATTTTGGGTTCAAGCACAACATTTCCCGGTTTGTAAACCCCGTGAACGTTGCCGAAACTTGCCGCGATTGTAAAATTCGGAGAAACCTCGCTCAATTCCTCATAAGCATAACACACGTCTTCGGGACGAGTATAAAGTTCGTCTTTTGCTCTGTGAGAATTATCCACACCGTCTTCTTCGCCGCCGGTAATCCCGAGTTCAATTTCTAAAGTCATTCCCATTTTTGCCATTTTTGTCAAACGCTCTTTGCACATCTCAATATTTTCTTTAAGCGGTTCTTCCGACAAGTCAAGCATGTGCGACGAAAACAAAGGTTTGCCTGTAGATGCGAAATTCTTTTCGCTCTCCGTTATTAATCCGTCAACCCAAGGAAGGAGTTTTTTTGCACAATGGTCTGTATGAAGAATAACGATAACACCGTATGCCTGTGCAAGCGTTTGAATATGTTTTGCGCCTGCGACGCAGCCTAAAACCGCTTCTTTTTGGTCGCCGAGTTTAAGCGTTTTTCCCGCGTTAAACGCCGCACCGCCGTTTGAAAACTGAATAATAATCGGCGAATTTGCTTTTTTTGCCGCTTCCATAGCCGCGTTAATTGAATCGCTCCCTACTACGTTCATTGCGGGAATTGCAAATTTTTCTTTTTTTGCAATCGCAAACGTTTTACGGACGTCATCGCCGAAAATCACTCCGGGGTTAACTTCGCTGAATATTCCCATAAACATAACTCCTTAAATAAATTATAATCTAAATCGCTTTCAAAATACTATTTGTAAAGACGGTTTTGCAACAGGTATTATTTTTTTAGACGGGCAAAACATATTTTTCAAACATGAAAACAATAAATTTGCCGAAAGAAATTGATAGGATTTGGGTTGAAGAAACGGGAATGAACATTCTTTCCGATAAAAATAGAATTTGCATAGATTGTAGCGAAATTCAGTTTTTCGATTCTGCCGCC
The genomic region above belongs to Chitinispirillales bacterium and contains:
- the fbaA gene encoding class II fructose-bisphosphate aldolase yields the protein MGIFSEVNPGVIFGDDVRKTFAIAKKEKFAIPAMNVVGSDSINAAMEAAKKANSPIIIQFSNGGAAFNAGKTLKLGDQKEAVLGCVAGAKHIQTLAQAYGVIVILHTDHCAKKLLPWVDGLITESEKNFASTGKPLFSSHMLDLSEEPLKENIEMCKERLTKMAKMGMTLEIELGITGGEEDGVDNSHRAKDELYTRPEDVCYAYEELSEVSPNFTIAASFGNVHGVYKPGNVVLEPKILDQSQKFIEKKLGFAAGSNPVNFVFHGGSGSEPEKIAESLNYGVIKMNIDTDTQWAAWEGILNFYKANESYLQGQLGNPEGEDKPNKKYYDPRVWLRKMEEEIVERLQVAYKDLNALNRN